In the Alistipes provencensis genome, TTCTGCATGTTGACGAACAGTCCGTAGATGAGCACCACCCAGAAGGTCGGTTCGGTAAGGCTCGCCCCGAAGCTGCCGAGACTGAACTTGCCGTGCTCCGAGGCTATTGCGAAGAGCTGTCCGGGGCCTTCGGGCATCGTGAAGGTGAGGATCGCGGCGCAGGCGACGGCCCCGACGATGAGGATGATGCCCTGAATGGCGTCGGTCCAGACCACGGCGGCGATACCGCCCAGCAGGGTGTAGATCAGCGTGGCGATGCCCGTACAGATGATGATGGTCTGGATGTCCCAGCCGAACATCGTGTTCAGCGGCAGGGCCAGCAGCAGCAGGATCGAGCCCACGCGGGCGAGCTGCGTCAGCAGGTAGCAGACGGCCACATAACAGCGGGCCCAGTATCCGAAACGCATTTCGAGGTAGTGGTAGGCCGAGACGCTGTTGATCCCGCGGTAGAGCGGGATGAAGACCTTGGCCGCGAGCCATGTGGCGATGGGGATCGAGAGGCTGAAGACGAAGGGATTCCAGTTGCCTTTGTAGGCGTCGCCGGGAAGTCCCAGAAAGCTGATGCTGCTGACGAACGTGGCGAAGATCGACATGCCCACGACCCATGTGGGCAGCGATCCTTCGGCGGCGGTGAATGCCGCGGCGCCTTTACGGCTGCGGAAGTAGAACGAGCATCCGAAAAGGGCGACGCCGCCGACGAAGATGAAAAAGACGAGGTAATCGAGTATGGTTATCTCCATTTTTTATCGGGTTAGGTAGTTTGGTCGTGTGTTATGCTATTCGCCGCATTTGATGCCCAGCGCTCCGAGGGCCTGACGGATGCGGTCGCGTTCCTCGGTGCGGAATTTCCGGTAGGGATAGGAGAGGTAGTCGTCGCAGATGCCCAGCAGCGAGAGCGCGCATTTGACGCCTTTCAGGTAGCTCGACCCGTATTTGCCGACGGTGTAGAGCGACGTGCTGATCTGCATGATGCGGTGCTGGAGCCGGCGGACCCGGGCGATGTCGTGGGCTGCTGCCGCGTCGTACATCTCGACGTAGAGTTCCGGGAAGATGTTGGCGCCGCCGTTCACGCCGCCGTCGGCGCCCATCACGACGCTCTCTCCGGTGAGCTCCTCGGGACCGACGTAGAGTGCGAAGTCCTCGCGGTCGCCCAGATGGTAGAGCAGCGTCTGGAAATAGGTCATGTTGGCCGAGCTGTCCTTCAGTCCGACGATGTTCGGATGGTCGGCCAGCGCCTTGACGGTCGCGGGTTCGAGGAACACCTTCACATGCGAGGGCATGTTGTAGAGGAAGAGCGGCAGCGGCAGTGCGTCGGCCAGCGCCGTGTAATATTCGATCAGTTCCTGCTGCGAAGGCGCGAAATAATAAGGCGCTGCGGCGACCACGCCGACGGCTCCGCAGGCGGCGGCATGCCGGGCGAGCTTCACGCTCTCGTCGAGCGACGTGTCGGTGACGCCCACCAGCACGGGAACGCGCCCGGCGACCGTGCGGCAGACCAGTTCGACGAAATCGTAGCGGCACTTGTAGGAGAGGCTTTGCGCCTCGCCGGTGGTGCCGAGGAGGAAGAGGGCGTGGACGCCGCCGGCGAGGATGTGCTCCGTGAGCCGTACGGTGCCTTCACGGTCGATTTGGTCGTCACCCTTCAAGGGGGTAATCATCGGGGGAATGATCCCTTTGATAGTCTTCATCTTTTTTATGGTTTGGGTTTTAATCAGTTGTTCGTTTTGTGTCGTTCGATCCACCGGATGACGGCCGGAT is a window encoding:
- a CDS encoding dihydrodipicolinate synthase family protein; this translates as MKTIKGIIPPMITPLKGDDQIDREGTVRLTEHILAGGVHALFLLGTTGEAQSLSYKCRYDFVELVCRTVAGRVPVLVGVTDTSLDESVKLARHAAACGAVGVVAAAPYYFAPSQQELIEYYTALADALPLPLFLYNMPSHVKVFLEPATVKALADHPNIVGLKDSSANMTYFQTLLYHLGDREDFALYVGPEELTGESVVMGADGGVNGGANIFPELYVEMYDAAAAHDIARVRRLQHRIMQISTSLYTVGKYGSSYLKGVKCALSLLGICDDYLSYPYRKFRTEERDRIRQALGALGIKCGE